In Streptomyces hawaiiensis, one genomic interval encodes:
- a CDS encoding acylphosphatase translates to MSEDVRMVAWVRGRVQGVGFRWFTRAKALEIGGLSGFALNLGDGRVQVVAEGGREACEGLLEWLQSDDTPGRVEGVTEIWDTPRGGYDGFAIR, encoded by the coding sequence ATGAGCGAGGATGTGCGAATGGTCGCCTGGGTGCGTGGACGCGTCCAAGGTGTGGGTTTCCGCTGGTTCACGCGGGCCAAGGCTCTGGAGATCGGCGGCCTGAGTGGCTTTGCTCTCAATTTGGGCGACGGCCGCGTCCAAGTGGTCGCCGAGGGCGGGCGCGAGGCCTGCGAAGGGTTGCTGGAGTGGCTCCAGAGTGACGACACGCCCGGCCGCGTGGAAGGCGTCACCGAGATCTGGGACACACCTCGCGGCGGCTACGACGGCTTCGCCATCCGCTGA
- the smc gene encoding chromosome segregation protein SMC has translation MHLKALTLRGFKSFASATTLRFEPGITCVVGPNGSGKSNVVDALSWVMGEQGAKSLRGGKMEDVIFAGTTGRPPLGRAEVSLTIDNSDGALPIEYAEVTITRIMFRNGGSEYQINGDTCRLLDIQELLSDSGIGREMHVIVGQGQLDSVLHADPMGRRAFIEEAAGVLKHRKRKEKALRKLDAMQANLARVQDLTDELRRQLKPLGRQAAVARRAAVIQADLRDARLRLLADDLVRLREALNAEVADEAALKERKESAEQELRKALQREALLEDEVRQLTPRLQGAQQTWYELSQLAERVRGTISLADARVKSATSAPPEERRGRDPEDMEREAARIREQEAELEAALEAAERALEDTVAHRAELERALTQEERRLKDAARAIADRREGLARLSGQVNAARSRAASAQAEIERLAAARDEARERAVAAQEEYEALKTEVDGLDAGDAELAGQHEAAKQQLAEAEAALTAAREAATAAERKRAATQARHEALALGLRRKDGTGILLAAKDRLSGLLGPAAELLTVSPGHEVALAAAFGAAADAIAVTSPSSAADAIRLLRKQDGGRATLLLAADPSPGGAGLHPTCGCRRVGATSHDEPADTRHPFAADLVRGPADLMPAVRRLLHGIVVVGTLEDAEDLVYTHPGLTAVTAEGDLLGAHFAHGGSAGAPSLLEVQASVDEAAADLEELAVRCEELAETQHAAVERREECAGLVEELGARRRAADREKSAVAQQLGRLGGQARGAAGEAERSTAAAARAQEALDKALEEVEELAERLVVAEEMPIEEEPDTSARDRLAADGANARQTEMEARLQVRTHEERVKGLAGRADSLDRAARAEREARARAEQRRARLRHEAAVAEAVGSGARQLLAHVEVSLARADEERTAAEAAKARREQELARARTEGRDLKAELDKLTDSVHRGEVLGAEKRLRIEQLETKALEELGVEPAGLVAEYGPHQLVPPSPPAEGEELPEDPEHPRNRPKSFVRAEQEKRLKSAERAYQQLGKVNPLALEEFAALEERHQFLSEQLEDLKKTRADLLQVVKEVDERVEQVFTEAFRDTAREFEGVFSRLFPGGEGRLVLTDPDNMLTTGVDVEARPPGKKVKRLSLLSGGERSLTAVAMLVSIFKARPSPFYVMDEVEAALDDTNLQRLIRIMQELQEVSQLIVITHQKRTMEVADALYGVSMQGDGVSKVISQRLR, from the coding sequence GTGCACCTCAAGGCCCTGACCCTCCGCGGGTTCAAGTCGTTCGCCTCGGCGACCACCCTCCGGTTCGAGCCGGGGATCACGTGCGTCGTCGGACCGAACGGCTCGGGCAAGTCCAACGTCGTCGACGCGCTCAGCTGGGTCATGGGCGAGCAGGGCGCCAAATCGCTGCGCGGCGGCAAGATGGAGGACGTCATCTTCGCCGGCACCACCGGCCGCCCCCCACTGGGCCGCGCCGAGGTGTCCCTGACCATCGACAACTCCGACGGGGCCCTGCCCATCGAGTACGCCGAGGTCACCATCACGCGGATCATGTTCCGCAACGGCGGCAGCGAATACCAGATCAACGGCGACACCTGCCGCCTCCTCGACATCCAGGAACTCCTCTCCGACTCCGGCATCGGCCGCGAGATGCACGTGATCGTCGGGCAGGGCCAGCTCGACTCCGTGCTGCATGCCGATCCCATGGGCCGCCGCGCCTTCATCGAGGAGGCCGCCGGAGTTCTCAAGCACCGCAAGCGCAAGGAGAAGGCGCTGCGCAAGCTGGACGCGATGCAGGCCAACCTCGCGCGCGTGCAGGACCTCACCGACGAGCTCAGACGGCAGCTCAAGCCCCTCGGCCGTCAGGCCGCCGTCGCCCGCAGGGCCGCCGTCATCCAGGCCGACCTGCGCGACGCCCGCCTGCGCCTGCTGGCCGACGACCTCGTACGGCTCCGGGAGGCCCTCAACGCCGAGGTCGCCGACGAGGCCGCGCTGAAGGAGCGCAAGGAGTCCGCCGAACAGGAACTGCGCAAGGCGCTCCAGCGTGAGGCCCTCCTGGAGGACGAGGTACGGCAGCTCACGCCGCGCCTCCAGGGCGCCCAGCAGACCTGGTACGAGCTCTCCCAGCTGGCCGAGCGGGTGCGGGGCACGATCTCGCTGGCCGACGCCCGCGTGAAGAGCGCCACCTCCGCGCCCCCCGAGGAGCGACGCGGCCGCGACCCCGAGGACATGGAGCGCGAGGCCGCCCGCATCCGTGAGCAGGAGGCCGAGCTGGAGGCGGCTCTGGAGGCGGCCGAGCGCGCCCTGGAGGACACGGTCGCCCACCGCGCGGAGCTGGAACGCGCGCTCACCCAGGAGGAACGGCGCCTGAAGGACGCCGCCCGCGCCATCGCCGACCGGCGCGAGGGCCTGGCCCGGCTCAGCGGCCAGGTCAACGCGGCCCGCTCCCGCGCGGCCTCCGCCCAGGCCGAGATCGAGCGCCTGGCCGCGGCCCGCGACGAGGCGCGGGAACGTGCCGTCGCCGCCCAGGAGGAGTACGAGGCCCTCAAGACCGAGGTCGACGGCCTCGACGCCGGCGACGCGGAACTCGCCGGGCAGCACGAGGCGGCGAAGCAGCAGCTGGCCGAGGCCGAGGCCGCCCTCACGGCAGCGCGCGAGGCGGCCACGGCGGCGGAACGCAAGCGCGCCGCCACGCAGGCCCGCCACGAGGCCCTGGCACTCGGACTGCGCCGCAAGGACGGCACCGGGATACTGCTCGCGGCGAAGGACCGTCTCTCCGGCCTCCTCGGCCCGGCGGCGGAACTCCTCACGGTGAGCCCGGGGCACGAAGTCGCCCTCGCGGCCGCCTTCGGAGCTGCGGCGGACGCGATCGCGGTGACGAGCCCGTCTTCGGCAGCAGACGCGATCAGACTCCTGCGCAAACAGGACGGAGGCAGGGCGACTCTGCTCCTGGCCGCAGATCCTTCCCCTGGGGGCGCGGGGCTGCATCCGACGTGCGGCTGCCGCCGCGTGGGCGCGACCAGCCACGACGAACCCGCGGACACCCGACACCCCTTCGCCGCCGACCTGGTGCGTGGTCCCGCTGACCTCATGCCCGCCGTACGCCGTCTCCTGCACGGCATCGTCGTAGTCGGCACCCTCGAAGACGCAGAAGACCTCGTCTACACCCACCCCGGCCTCACCGCCGTAACGGCCGAGGGCGACCTGCTCGGCGCGCACTTCGCCCACGGCGGCTCCGCGGGCGCCCCCAGCCTCCTCGAAGTACAGGCCTCCGTCGACGAGGCGGCAGCCGACCTGGAAGAGCTGGCCGTCCGGTGCGAGGAGCTCGCCGAGACCCAGCACGCGGCCGTCGAGCGCCGCGAGGAGTGCGCCGGCCTGGTCGAGGAGCTGGGGGCGCGGCGCCGGGCCGCCGACCGGGAGAAGTCCGCCGTCGCCCAGCAGCTCGGCCGGCTCGGCGGACAGGCGCGCGGCGCGGCAGGGGAGGCGGAGCGGTCCACCGCCGCCGCGGCCCGGGCGCAGGAGGCCCTCGACAAGGCGCTCGAAGAGGTCGAGGAACTCGCCGAGCGGCTCGTCGTCGCCGAGGAGATGCCGATCGAGGAGGAGCCCGACACCTCTGCCCGGGACCGGCTCGCAGCCGACGGTGCCAACGCGCGCCAGACCGAGATGGAGGCCCGCCTCCAGGTCCGTACGCACGAGGAACGCGTCAAGGGCCTGGCCGGACGGGCCGACTCCCTGGACCGGGCCGCTCGCGCGGAGCGCGAGGCACGCGCGCGTGCCGAGCAGCGGCGGGCCCGGCTGCGGCACGAGGCGGCCGTCGCCGAGGCCGTCGGCTCGGGCGCCCGGCAGCTGCTCGCGCACGTCGAGGTCTCCCTGGCCCGAGCCGACGAGGAGCGCACCGCCGCCGAGGCCGCCAAGGCCCGCCGGGAGCAGGAACTCGCCCGCGCCCGCACCGAGGGGCGCGATCTCAAGGCGGAACTCGACAAGTTGACGGATTCGGTTCACCGCGGCGAGGTACTCGGCGCCGAGAAGCGGCTGCGCATCGAGCAGTTGGAGACCAAGGCGCTGGAGGAGCTGGGTGTCGAACCGGCCGGACTGGTGGCGGAGTACGGACCGCACCAGCTCGTGCCGCCCTCGCCCCCCGCCGAGGGCGAGGAGCTGCCGGAGGATCCGGAGCATCCGCGCAACCGGCCGAAGTCGTTCGTCCGGGCCGAGCAGGAGAAGCGCCTGAAGTCGGCCGAGCGTGCCTACCAGCAGCTCGGCAAGGTGAACCCGCTCGCCCTGGAGGAGTTCGCGGCGCTGGAGGAGCGCCACCAGTTCCTCAGCGAGCAGCTCGAGGACCTGAAGAAGACGCGGGCGGACCTCCTGCAGGTGGTGAAGGAGGTCGACGAGCGCGTCGAGCAGGTCTTCACCGAGGCCTTCCGCGACACGGCCCGGGAGTTCGAGGGCGTCTTCAGCCGCCTGTTCCCCGGTGGTGAGGGGCGGCTGGTGCTGACCGACCCCGACAACATGCTCACCACGGGCGTGGACGTCGAGGCGCGTCCGCCGGGCAAGAAGGTCAAGCGGCTGTCGCTGCTCTCGGGCGGGGAGCGGTCGCTGACGGCGGTGGCGATGCTCGTGTCGATCTTCAAGGCGCGGCCCAGTCCGTTCTATGTCATGGACGAGGTCGAGGCCGCCCTCGACGACACCAACCTCCAGCGGCTCATCCGGATCATGCAGGAGCTCCAGGAAGTCTCCCAGCTGATCGTGATCACCCACCAGAAGCGCACGATGGAGGTCGCCGACGCGCTCTACGGCGTCTCCATGCAGGGCGACGGTGTGTCGAAGGTCATCAGCCAGCGCCTCCGCTAG
- a CDS encoding sugar porter family MFS transporter gives MTSTAQAPKSGARTAHPDHLGHVIFIAAAAAMGGFLFGYDSSVINGAVEAIRGRYDVGSAALAQVIAIALIGCAIGAATAGRIADRIGRIRCMQIAAVLFTISAVGSALPFALWDLAFWRVVGGFAIGMASVIGPAYIAEVAPPAYRGRLGSFQQAAIVIGIAVSQLVNWGLLNAAGGDQRGKLMGLEAWQVMLGVMVVPAVLYGLLSFAIPESPRFLISVGKHERAREILIEVEGKDVDLDARVAEIEGAMQSEHRSSFKDLLGGSFFFKPIVWIGIGLSVFQQFVGINVAFYYSSTLWQSVGVDPTDSFFYSFTTSIINILGTVIAMIFVDRIGRRPLAIIGSVGMVVGLALEAWAFSYHLVDGRLPAAQGWIALIAAHIFVLFFALSWGVVVWVMLGEMFPNRIRAAALGVAAAAQWIANWAITASFPSLADWNLSVTYVIYTAFAALSIPFVLKFVKETKGKALEEMG, from the coding sequence GTGACCAGCACAGCGCAGGCACCCAAGTCAGGAGCCAGGACGGCTCACCCCGATCATCTCGGGCACGTCATCTTCATCGCGGCGGCGGCCGCGATGGGCGGTTTCCTCTTCGGCTACGACAGCTCCGTGATCAACGGTGCCGTCGAGGCCATCCGAGGCCGCTACGACGTCGGCTCCGCAGCCCTGGCCCAGGTCATCGCCATCGCCCTCATCGGCTGCGCCATCGGCGCCGCCACCGCCGGCCGCATAGCCGACCGGATCGGCCGTATCCGGTGCATGCAGATCGCCGCGGTCCTCTTCACCATCAGCGCCGTAGGCTCCGCGCTGCCCTTCGCGCTGTGGGACCTCGCCTTCTGGCGCGTCGTCGGCGGCTTCGCCATCGGCATGGCCTCCGTGATCGGCCCGGCCTACATCGCCGAGGTCGCCCCGCCCGCCTACCGTGGCCGGCTCGGCTCCTTCCAGCAGGCCGCGATCGTCATCGGCATCGCCGTCTCGCAGCTGGTCAACTGGGGCCTGCTGAACGCCGCCGGCGGTGACCAGCGCGGCAAGCTGATGGGCCTGGAGGCCTGGCAGGTCATGCTCGGCGTCATGGTCGTCCCGGCCGTCCTCTACGGCCTGCTCTCCTTCGCCATCCCCGAGTCCCCGCGCTTCCTCATCTCCGTCGGCAAGCACGAGCGCGCCCGCGAGATCCTCATCGAGGTCGAGGGCAAGGACGTGGACCTCGACGCCCGTGTCGCCGAGATCGAGGGCGCCATGCAGAGCGAGCACCGGTCGAGCTTCAAGGACCTGCTCGGCGGCAGCTTCTTCTTCAAGCCGATCGTCTGGATCGGCATCGGCCTGTCGGTCTTCCAGCAGTTCGTCGGCATCAACGTCGCGTTCTACTACTCCTCGACGCTGTGGCAGTCGGTCGGTGTCGACCCGACGGACTCGTTCTTCTACTCCTTCACCACGTCGATCATCAACATCCTCGGCACGGTCATCGCGATGATCTTCGTCGACCGCATCGGACGCAGGCCGCTCGCGATCATCGGCTCGGTCGGCATGGTCGTCGGCCTGGCGCTGGAGGCCTGGGCGTTCTCGTACCACCTGGTCGACGGCAGGCTGCCGGCCGCGCAGGGCTGGATCGCCCTGATCGCCGCGCACATCTTCGTCCTCTTCTTCGCCCTGTCCTGGGGTGTGGTCGTCTGGGTCATGCTCGGCGAGATGTTCCCGAACCGGATCCGTGCCGCCGCGCTGGGCGTGGCCGCCGCCGCGCAGTGGATCGCCAACTGGGCCATCACCGCGAGCTTCCCGTCGCTGGCCGACTGGAACCTCTCCGTGACGTACGTGATCTACACCGCGTTCGCCGCGCTCTCGATCCCGTTCGTCCTGAAGTTCGTCAAGGAGACGAAGGGCAAGGCCCTGGAGGAGATGGGCTGA
- a CDS encoding LLM class flavin-dependent oxidoreductase, translating to MPVTVVRFNLVAPGAGPAELGARYRAALEMAAYADDRGMTTVQTEEHHGAENNWLPSPFAFAGAVFGATRRVAVTVSAIIGPLHDPLRLAEEVAVLDLLSNGRLVTVAGIGYRPEEYDLFGVDFARRGKLQDELLETLLKAWTGDAFSYRGRTVRITPRPFTEPHPLLLVGGSSRAAARRAARLGLPFFPSAHLPELEAYYKELLVEYGTEGWVMMPAAETPLLHVAEDPDRAWARYGRHFLHEARTYASWQSGAVRSAVKSAATTVEDLRAEGVYRILTPDACVALGLDSYVLHPLAGGMPVEEGWRSLRLFCERVLPRLAG from the coding sequence ATGCCCGTCACGGTCGTACGCTTCAACCTGGTCGCTCCCGGGGCCGGCCCCGCCGAGCTCGGCGCCCGGTACCGGGCGGCCCTGGAGATGGCGGCGTACGCCGACGACCGGGGTATGACCACCGTGCAGACGGAGGAGCACCACGGGGCCGAGAACAACTGGCTGCCGTCCCCGTTCGCCTTCGCGGGAGCCGTCTTCGGCGCCACCCGGCGTGTCGCGGTCACCGTCTCGGCGATCATCGGCCCGCTGCACGATCCGCTGCGGCTGGCCGAGGAGGTCGCCGTTCTGGACCTGCTGAGCAACGGCCGGCTGGTGACGGTCGCCGGGATCGGATACCGGCCGGAGGAGTACGACTTGTTCGGCGTGGACTTCGCCCGGCGCGGCAAGCTCCAGGACGAGCTGCTGGAGACCCTGCTCAAGGCGTGGACCGGCGATGCCTTCTCCTACCGGGGCCGCACGGTCCGCATCACGCCGCGCCCCTTCACCGAACCGCACCCGCTGCTTTTGGTCGGCGGCTCCTCCAGGGCAGCCGCCCGCCGCGCCGCCCGGCTCGGCCTGCCCTTCTTTCCCAGCGCGCATCTGCCGGAGCTGGAGGCGTACTACAAGGAGCTGCTCGTCGAGTACGGCACCGAGGGCTGGGTGATGATGCCCGCCGCCGAGACACCCCTGCTGCACGTGGCCGAGGACCCGGACCGGGCCTGGGCGCGGTACGGGCGGCACTTCCTGCACGAGGCGCGGACGTACGCCTCCTGGCAGTCCGGAGCGGTGCGCTCGGCGGTGAAGTCGGCCGCGACGACGGTCGAGGACCTGCGCGCGGAGGGCGTCTACCGGATCCTCACCCCGGACGCGTGCGTGGCGCTGGGGCTGGACTCCTATGTCCTGCATCCGCTGGCGGGCGGGATGCCGGTGGAGGAGGGGTGGCGCAGTCTGCGGCTGTTCTGCGAGCGGGTGCTGCCACGGCTGGCGGGCTGA
- the ftsY gene encoding signal recognition particle-docking protein FtsY, with protein MEIVILAVVIAVVVLGALGGLIVGSRRKKQLPPPPPAAPDITAPPAEPHVGDEAETPREEPRRTIEEVDLPDGSAPVVVEEPPAEAPEIEIPEPTAGRLIRLRTRLSRSQNALGKGLLTLLSREHLDEDTWEEIEDTLLTADVGVLPTQELVERLRERVKVLGTRTPEELRTLLREELVTLVGRDMDRAVKTEPEDRKPGIVMVVGVNGTGKTTTTGKLARVLVADGQSVVLGAADTFRAAAADQLQTWGERVGAHTVRGPEGGDPASVAFDAVKEGKEMGANVVLIDTAGRLHTKTGLMDELGKVKRVVEKQAPVDEVLLVLDATTGQNGLVQARVFAEVVNITGIVLTKLDGTAKGGIVVAVQRELGVPVKLIGLGEGADDLAPFEPEAFVDALIGE; from the coding sequence ATGGAAATCGTCATCCTTGCTGTAGTCATCGCCGTGGTCGTGCTCGGCGCGCTCGGCGGGCTCATCGTCGGCAGCCGGCGCAAGAAGCAGCTGCCCCCGCCCCCGCCCGCAGCGCCCGACATCACCGCCCCACCGGCCGAGCCGCACGTCGGCGACGAGGCCGAGACGCCGCGGGAGGAACCGCGGCGCACGATAGAGGAGGTGGATCTCCCGGACGGCTCGGCTCCGGTCGTAGTCGAGGAGCCGCCCGCCGAAGCTCCCGAGATCGAGATCCCGGAACCCACCGCCGGCCGTCTGATCCGGCTGCGTACCCGGCTCTCCCGCTCGCAGAACGCCCTCGGCAAGGGACTGCTCACCCTGCTGTCCCGCGAGCATCTCGACGAGGACACCTGGGAGGAGATCGAGGACACGCTGCTCACCGCCGACGTCGGCGTGCTGCCCACCCAGGAACTGGTCGAGCGTCTGCGTGAGCGTGTGAAGGTGCTCGGCACCCGCACCCCCGAGGAACTGCGCACCCTGCTCCGCGAGGAACTGGTCACGCTGGTCGGCCGCGACATGGACCGCGCGGTCAAGACCGAGCCGGAGGACCGCAAGCCCGGCATCGTGATGGTCGTCGGCGTCAACGGCACCGGCAAGACCACCACCACCGGCAAGCTCGCCCGCGTCCTGGTGGCCGACGGCCAGAGCGTGGTCCTCGGCGCCGCCGACACCTTCCGTGCCGCCGCAGCCGACCAGCTCCAGACGTGGGGAGAGCGCGTCGGCGCCCACACCGTGCGCGGCCCCGAGGGCGGCGACCCGGCGTCCGTGGCCTTCGACGCGGTCAAGGAGGGCAAGGAGATGGGCGCGAACGTCGTGCTCATCGACACCGCAGGCCGTCTGCACACCAAGACCGGCCTCATGGACGAGCTCGGCAAGGTCAAGCGGGTCGTGGAGAAGCAGGCCCCGGTCGACGAGGTGCTGCTCGTCCTGGACGCCACCACCGGCCAGAACGGCCTGGTCCAGGCCCGGGTCTTCGCCGAGGTCGTCAACATCACCGGCATCGTGCTCACCAAGCTCGACGGCACGGCCAAGGGTGGCATCGTGGTCGCGGTCCAGCGTGAGCTGGGCGTCCCGGTCAAGCTCATCGGGCTCGGCGAGGGCGCGGACGATCTGGCGCCGTTCGAGCCGGAGGCGTTCGTTGACGCCCTTATCGGAGAGTGA
- a CDS encoding bifunctional DNA primase/polymerase has product MGFTIGISRGMRDIRSGSRRRGRTSDGTAVAEYTGLWGWDVVPGARASAGACSCGRGDCPAPGAHPLHFAPVLPGGATLDDVTETWGEFPGASVMLPVGRAFDVIEVAEPAGCRALARLERMGLPVGPVAATPDGRAHFFVAPGAATDLPGLLYRMGWDDPAALDLRGLGPGAHITAPPSDRGGLGPVRWLRSPALDSASRPPEARLVLGTLAYVAHRSRA; this is encoded by the coding sequence ATGGGCTTCACGATCGGGATCAGCCGGGGCATGCGCGACATCCGGTCCGGCTCACGCCGCCGCGGCCGCACGTCGGACGGCACAGCCGTGGCCGAGTACACCGGACTGTGGGGCTGGGACGTGGTCCCGGGCGCCCGCGCCTCGGCGGGCGCCTGCTCCTGCGGCCGCGGCGACTGCCCGGCGCCGGGCGCGCATCCGCTGCACTTCGCGCCGGTGCTCCCCGGCGGCGCGACGCTGGACGACGTGACCGAGACCTGGGGCGAGTTCCCCGGCGCCTCGGTGATGCTGCCGGTCGGCCGGGCGTTCGACGTCATCGAGGTGGCCGAGCCCGCCGGCTGCCGTGCGCTGGCCCGGCTGGAGCGCATGGGCCTGCCCGTCGGCCCGGTCGCGGCGACCCCGGACGGCCGCGCCCACTTCTTCGTCGCCCCCGGCGCCGCCACCGACCTGCCCGGCCTGCTCTACCGCATGGGCTGGGACGACCCGGCCGCCCTCGACCTGCGCGGCCTCGGCCCAGGCGCGCACATCACGGCTCCGCCCTCCGACCGCGGCGGCCTCGGCCCCGTCCGCTGGCTGCGCTCCCCCGCCCTGGACTCGGCGTCCCGGCCGCCGGAGGCCCGCCTGGTGCTGGGCACGCTGGCGTACGTGGCACACCGGTCGCGGGCGTAG
- a CDS encoding ammonium transporter, translating into MAPAITLAAEAPKLSAANTGFMLICSALVMLMTPGLAFFYGGMVRVKSTLNMLMMSFISLGIVTILWVLYGFSMAFGTDSGSLIGWNSDWVGLGNIGLTELWPGYTIPVFVFLVFQLMFAIITPALISGALADRVKFSAWALFIALWATVVYFPVAHWVWGAGGWAFELGVIDFAGGTAVHINAGAAALGVILVIGKRVGFKKDPMRPHSLPLVMLGAGLLWFGWFGFNAGSWLGNDDGVGALMFVNTQVATAAAMLAWLIYEKIRHGAFTTLGAASGAVAGLVAITPAGGAVTPMGAIAVGAIAGVLCAMAVGLKYKFGYDDSLDVVGVHLVGGVLGSLLIGLFASGKGQSTVEGLFYGGGLTQFWKQCAGVFAVLAYSLIVSAILAFILDKTMGMRVPEDDEVAGIDQAEHAETAYDFSGAGGGAAKTAVAPVAAAASKKVDA; encoded by the coding sequence ATGGCACCAGCCATCACCCTTGCCGCAGAAGCTCCCAAGCTGTCTGCCGCGAACACAGGGTTCATGCTCATCTGTTCCGCCCTGGTGATGCTCATGACACCGGGTCTGGCCTTCTTCTACGGAGGCATGGTCCGCGTCAAGAGCACCCTGAACATGCTGATGATGAGCTTCATCAGCCTCGGGATCGTCACCATCCTGTGGGTGCTGTACGGCTTCTCCATGGCGTTCGGCACCGACTCCGGCAGCCTCATCGGCTGGAACTCCGACTGGGTCGGCCTCGGCAACATCGGCCTGACGGAGCTGTGGCCCGGCTACACGATCCCGGTGTTCGTGTTCCTGGTCTTCCAGCTGATGTTCGCGATCATCACGCCCGCCCTGATCAGCGGCGCCCTCGCGGACCGCGTGAAGTTCAGCGCCTGGGCGCTGTTCATCGCCCTGTGGGCCACGGTCGTCTACTTCCCGGTCGCGCACTGGGTCTGGGGCGCCGGCGGCTGGGCCTTCGAGCTGGGCGTCATCGACTTCGCCGGTGGTACGGCGGTGCACATCAACGCCGGTGCCGCGGCGCTCGGCGTGATCCTCGTCATCGGCAAGCGCGTCGGCTTCAAGAAGGACCCGATGCGCCCGCACAGCCTGCCGCTGGTCATGCTCGGCGCCGGTCTGCTGTGGTTCGGCTGGTTCGGCTTCAACGCCGGCTCCTGGCTCGGCAACGACGACGGCGTCGGCGCGCTGATGTTCGTCAACACGCAGGTCGCCACCGCCGCCGCCATGCTGGCCTGGCTCATCTACGAGAAGATCCGCCACGGCGCGTTCACCACGCTGGGCGCCGCCTCCGGCGCGGTCGCGGGTCTGGTCGCCATCACCCCCGCGGGTGGTGCGGTCACCCCGATGGGCGCGATCGCCGTCGGCGCCATCGCCGGTGTGCTGTGCGCCATGGCCGTCGGCCTGAAGTACAAGTTCGGTTACGACGACTCCCTCGACGTCGTCGGCGTCCACCTGGTCGGCGGTGTCCTCGGCTCCCTGCTGATCGGCCTCTTCGCCAGCGGCAAGGGCCAGTCCACCGTCGAGGGCCTCTTCTACGGCGGCGGCCTGACCCAGTTCTGGAAGCAGTGCGCCGGTGTCTTCGCGGTGCTCGCCTACTCCCTGATCGTCTCCGCGATCCTCGCCTTCATCCTCGACAAGACCATGGGCATGAGGGTCCCCGAGGACGACGAGGTCGCCGGCATCGACCAGGCCGAGCACGCCGAGACCGCATACGACTTCAGCGGTGCCGGGGGCGGTGCCGCCAAGACGGCCGTGGCCCCGGTCGCCGCAGCCGCGAGCAAGAAGGTGGACGCATGA
- a CDS encoding P-II family nitrogen regulator — translation MKLITAVVKPHRLDEIKEALQAFGVHGLTVTEASGYGRQRGHTEVYRGAEYTVDLVPKIRIEVLVEDDDAEQLIDVVVKAARTGKIGDGKVWSIPVETAVRVRTGERGPDAL, via the coding sequence ATGAAGCTCATCACCGCCGTCGTGAAGCCGCACCGGCTCGACGAGATCAAGGAGGCCCTGCAGGCCTTCGGAGTACACGGCCTGACGGTCACCGAGGCCAGCGGCTACGGTCGTCAGAGGGGCCACACCGAGGTCTACCGCGGTGCCGAGTACACCGTCGACCTGGTGCCCAAGATCCGCATCGAGGTCCTGGTCGAGGACGACGACGCCGAGCAGCTGATCGACGTGGTGGTCAAGGCGGCCCGCACCGGCAAGATCGGCGACGGCAAGGTCTGGTCCATCCCGGTCGAGACGGCCGTACGGGTCAGGACCGGTGAGCGCGGACCCGACGCGCTCTGA